The nucleotide window tctaatgatagatatttcaaagacatttgcgacgacgtatataagaccatagtaggatggacctacaatggacaaaatcggaaaaaaaaattttaacccggatttttttttcacaaaaaaaaatttaagaaaaaaaaaattttaaattaaaaaaaaaattaaaaaatttaaaataacaatcgaaaaaattttttttccaaaaaatgaaaaaaacaactggaaaaaaattaaattttgtttacctaaaaatatttaaaattttgaagtataatttggtgaagggtataaagattcggcacagccgaatatagcactcttacttgtttttcctaaaattgtgattttttttagatgtttctccacataatttatgataactcaaaaagggttagtccgatattattgaagtaaacttataaaagttcaaatttatatagccattaatatgtttatatattataatatatatttcggagttataataacaaattgaagcaaaaaatatattttttacttgaaaatagctaatttttgtgttttaaaaaactcagaaaaatcgaaaacggcagaactttttcagatttattactttgtcgcaaagttgcatgtaatagcaacaaaaaaggATATCAAggataaaaatctattgattcttttcgaatttattcacaattaagtgaattcgctcattttcacaaaatttaacttttatttttgatatacataaaattgagtagttaatgttcttctttcgattgattgaatttcgaaaagattttccccatgctatgtacaaattttcacatacacATTGCGTTATGATCGGCtcattagtttcggagttataataacaaatttaagaaaaaaattattttttttatgtgaaaatatctaattttttgattttaaaaaattcctgaaaaatggaaaatggcagaaattgttcagatttattactttgtcgtaaagccacatgtaatagaaacaaaatgagatatggatcgtaaaaatcgattgattattttcgtatttattcacaattaagtgaatttgcccattttcacaaaattttacttttttgttgatatacatacataaaattgagtagttaatgttcttctttcgattgattgaatttcgaaaacatttttcccatgctatgtacaaattttcacatacatattgcGTTAtgatcggctcagtagtttcggagttataataacaaattaaagcaaaaaatatatttttttgtgtaaaaatatcaattttttttgttttaaaaaaatcattaaaaatagaaaacgacAGActtattcagatttattgctttatcgcaaacccACATTAGTAGCAACAATattagatatcgatcataaaaatcgattgattattttcgtatttattcacaattaagtaaattcgcttgttttcaaaaaattgtatgttcgTACAAGCGTGACTTtacttgtgttttgtttttgttacaataacaaaacacatgtaaaatttacactcaaagtacacgcatgtaagataggatttgattttagacataTGGTTTCTTGAATTCGAACCAGCCTAGTATATACTCTCtggggtcacaaatgaaaaatgtggaaattacaaacggaatgacaaacttatttacTCCGCTCAGGGTGATgggtatgtttttttgtttatatcacAGTAATTTatgagtgaaaaaaatgttggagtgaaaccaatttttggtgaaaaataggtcaaaaaccgATCTCATCcatttgtgagccgattttctcgatttttaatagcaaccgaacaaGGACAATACACGATATATAGAtttatcaatcatgtttgtaagttattcaATGACATCTGTCACTATTTGTATAGGAAAATCCCATAATTGGCTGGTcaccaataaaaaaatttaaagttattaaattttggcaaaatataatttttttattggaaatcgAAGAAAAACTCGACAACATgtcagataaaaaaaaatttgaaacttAAAGCTTTAATTTTGCAATAACCTCTATGGTGGAGGATTAGGTGTAATTTCATAGAATAATGTTCTCATTGTGCTAAAAATATACGAAACGAAATTCAACTGTATTCTCAATAGTGTGGATGAGTGTGTCAGTTGGTGTAGCATTGGGTGTGTTACTGGCAGCGAGCCCCCTACTCTATCGTTGGCGGGGGATtccaccaaaatatatatatgtgcgAGTGAGTACTCACAAATATTGTGTTGTTACacatttaaacaaagttttataaaGCACATGCTAGACGAGGTTTGCTGGAATAAATGGTTGTTGGTTGGTATGATTCATTTTATTCAGACAGTCAGTTGTTGTTTGTTGAAAAGTCAATATGAAAATCAGAGAATATTGCTTAATTATTACCGATTTCTTTAGTTTGCTTTCAATTGTACATGTTGTCgcattaaatacatatatgtttgaTTTTATGTGAGGCTGGCAAGCAAgggttttttgttatttgtggtTATTTAAACAGAAGAGTTCGTATTCGAATTGACGtcaatttgtgttttaaaatttctctGAAATTCCACTTTAATGTTGGTGATTCCTTATAATTAAGTATGAGTTTTTGTAATTGTGTTGGTTTTGGCGTTAAAATTTGCTGTTTATCAAATATTGTTTTATCGGATTTGTTCCCGCTTATACCCAGTTAGTTGAGgctaaatagaaatttgtttattttcaataaaaatttatactgtCATCcaggtttaaaaataaattattatcagTGAGTAAGTAGAAAATaaggtttatttttaaaagtgtatttatgttgatttttttttgttttttcattgaGTGCAAAATAACTttgagaatgaaaaaaaaaaacttaaaacaataacaattttctataggaatttATCTCaataattattgtatttgtGTTAATGTGTGGGTACTTTTTCCAAGCGTTTGTAATGGAAAACCCAAAGATTTTTTAGTAAGattgttggtttgtttgctGGTAATTTTATTAGGTCATTTGATATCTAATAaagcatatacatatgtatatattctgggtcgttatagatagcgaagtcgatatagccatgaccATTCGTacgtttgtatgttgaaatcaactttgcaAATCgaacaaataacttacatacatgattgatacatcaatatattcacTATAATCCaacggttgctatttaaaatcgatgaaATCAGACCCCAAAGATAAAAGGCTGAAACATACCGATTGTTTCACCAAAATTTGAACATAACTGAAACAGATCGCGTCAAGGTAATGTTATGGTGTAAATGTTAACGAATCAGAAGTTCTTGATGGTATGGGCAAAATAATACGCTCTGATGTCTCTCTTTAAATATGGAGCTTTTCGATTTTGGGCCCACATTTCGCAGagccaaaaaaagtaccaaagtactAAACATtatattccaaatttaaaatgcaCTTTCGTGCATATTTTTTGTAACaacatatttaaagattttcacATTTAAttcctgaaaaaaaaatatgaaatgacTACTACTTATGGCGGCATTCTTACAAGTTTATGGCTTCACATTTTGAACTACTTAAGAAACAACTTTTCacattataaaatacaaaactacATCCTTCAGATGAGttcaaacaagaaaaaaaaaagaaaactaaaacagaaaataaataaaacgtacATTAAAACATGCCAAAATGTATGTGAGTATTTACAAACCCCAACGTCGTAATCATTAAATAAAGAGGGAGGGAGGGCAGTAAAGAAAGGATGAGGGACAACTGAAAAGAAACTGATATTTAACAACTGGTTAACAAGACACCTAAATCATACAATCCGTAAGAGGAACAAAAAAAACGGACACATTCATAAGTTTGAGATGCTGCATGTGTGTAGATGGATGAAATTGACTGTGTGTCTGTGGATACGAGTATATCCAAAGATAAATGATGATGTTGAGAGAGAATGAAAGAATAAATTCATAAACTACTCAATCAACGCCCCCAGGGTAACGTGCCAACAATTATGGTTAGTAAggtaaaaaacaatataaaaaaataataataataataacaacaacaatgtaTCTGActtaaacaaagaaaaacatTGACTTGGGGTTTTTTGTTGTCGTTATTTTCTTTGAGGAAGATCACAGTGAAAACAAGTGGTATGTGgactttaaattgtttttgaaacaaTTATGGTCAAAAATAGAGGAAAGGAACTTAAAGTTTAAACCGTTCTGAAAGAAATGTTTTGTCTACCAAAAAAGCATTACTAGGAAGCAGTTAAATAATGAAACAATAATcaatgaaacttaaaaaacccTAATAGGAAacagtaaaataataaagatttatgttttttctttaccATACAACGATTTTATATAGcattgctaaaaacaaaacatattttaagtGCTTACTAGGAAGCGAATTGTAAtgctttcatttttaatttccaccttaaaatctttaacatttgctattattttgctttatattgttaaaattgtGCCTgcttttgctaaatattttccgtatttatgaaatatatctttcctttttttgtgtacaaaaggagcttgtttgattttgtatgataaaatgtaaataattacaATACTTACACTTGAATTGGTATTTAATTTGGGCAGAAACGAGTATTGTTCACCCAAGTCCCACTGCTTCATGTTACGTATATTGATCGCATGTAGGGTGccctttattaaattataatttttagctATGGTATTTTGTAGTTTTCTTAGTTCCTGAAAGTAGAAggagaaatatataaataattagaataaattttaaaagaaagaaaaaaaaaataaaaaataaaaatttatttcgaaagttaagcttaattttttaaaaatcagaaaaGCTAAATCTGAAAGCTTtcataaattgttttgtaaatattacaAGTTCGCTTGTTTacctaattaaaaattgtttttaaagtaTCTTTCGGGTTTTATTACGAATCcacaaaatcagttttttactATCAGGCGAAGTTTGCCATTTGATTGATTCAGCCAtgctttaacaaaaaattttacttcttaATTGAAAACCAGACAAATTTGATGAGTGATGTCTTAAGGGCGAACTGTTGAAGTCTTatcatttgtaaaaattattttcttatcatttgtttttcattagacatcaattttaaaaaacctttataatatttttcaattattttaaaattttgttttagccTACCACTCGTCGTTGGTTTTActgggtataaaaaaatatcttcaaCGCCTTATTACTTATACTTCTTCTAAGAAACAACTTAgtggaaaaactatttttttttcaccttaATATTTTTCCTGAAATCACATCACTTTCgatcaaaatttctaaattgtgATAATTCGATGTGCTTTCACTTTGGAAAAATTATGACTGGCGGCCATTTAAAAGGACTTtatcaaataatgaaattaaggATCAGAAACAAAGTTCGAATATGAATTCACCAGGACTTAATAGATATAATAACACTTTTGTCTTCTtggaaaatttgttcgaatttaATATTTGTGGATCCTTTTAAGTTGGGATATTTTGATGGAAAACGACCTATCgtaggttatagggcttgctgagtacattagaaattgtgtcaagaaatttccaaaacaccctcaaattcagaaattattctgaaaaaaaccgttttcagttatgtccgtgaacttatcgatctgtaactcagtcagtctctatccgactttaaattttttaacgggcttaaaaagaaaactgattacgctttaaaatgacgtgcatttgttagttataagtattgtttttgttaagaatatctaaaagaaaaacaaaatttataatcttttttgattttaaacgcttttcattgcttgttttgatatggaagcttatataaatttataccaatgtattaaggaaatttagttcttaacaaaccatcgttttaataattcaaatcggatgaaaattgtaaaagttattcagtTATTCGCCCCCAgccaatatatttaatttacaaggtaaattttttggaaaagttttataacttttgcaagtataaaccgattttaaccactaatatctcgtttttgtctacataaaattgtctataaaaaatagggtttcatagacaaaatttaaaataactattgctgaatttgaaaaattaggaaaaaaataaaaaagaaagccaaactatttataaaaacttaaacaatttctgggaatatagatcttatacatacattttatgaaagcttaattctttacctaactataattgtttaaaattttgaaatcggtctaaaaatgtgtgagttagaggtactaaagtactacgacctaccataaaacagttttttcaaaataacaaaaaattttgagggtgtttcaaaatctttgaaaacggttttagtatgtcctcacctaggcctacaacctccactaggtggcttttcaagttctgacaaaaagtgtcattttgtagcagagtgtaattttcattattagagGTGATTAAAAGAAACGCAGTATGCTGTTTCATTTGTCAGATGATCTGCATTCATTTCTTATTATTTGCTGATCAAAAaagcttttctaaaaaaacactTATATTTTATCTAACGGATTCTTGTTTACTAATTAAGGTTTTAAAGTTGTCAACCAACTAGGTGCTTTTTGTAGTTTGGttaaaaacttttgtattttctatacCGTTTATTTTAGTaagataattatttttttaataattaagctTTCAACAATTAAGCCTTTTTACAAAGCCTGTTTTGAATGCTTTTACAGCCTTTTATTCACGTTTGCGTATTcccattattttatataataaagaaaaggaagctctttattgaaactggctataGATGATAGGTCTTAACGTACGAccgaaaagaaaataaaaaattttatttatttcttcccCTCTCAATGTTtcacctggatccgcgcctttTCTTGTGGAACAATATAAACTGGTGTTAAGCTAAGTTTAATTGTCATGATTAAAGGGTAGAATACATAGATACGAAACTAATTGTCACATGCCTAAGTCGTTTGTCAAAAATTTAAGTGGCGAAAGCTTTTAAGCTTTTTAATTGTCAACTTTATGGTTCTGATATCATTATGAAACAATAACTTTTAAACATCTGTATattaactttaaaaacaaaagctcCTTCAAAACTTACCTTTTTGATTGGTGGAGGTCTCTttcgtttaaccggtttttcgtCCATTTTTGAAAAGCCACCACAAGGATTATACCAATTAATTGCCTGAGATTGCATTATACTATTGTAATAATCATGCCAACTTATTTCGCGTTTATGTATCTTCTCCTCATCATCCTCATCCTCCACGTTCCGTATTAAATCAGTCTCCAATTGTTGATGCTGTAGATGacgctgctgctgctgctgttgtctaTGCCTTTGATGATTATGATAAATATAATTATGATGATGATCATATCTGTGTACTTTTTCATCAGCCAACAAAATGTCAGGTAACTGGGAATGATGAAGTGTATCGTGGGGtaaattatgttgttgttgatgtagCTGCGGCTGCGTTAGCTGATACTGTTGTGGCTGTTGCAAAGGTGCTGCCATTGTAAATGTTGATGGCTGTACACTTAATACTGTTAATAACATagtaatcaaaacaaatagttgtTTATAACTGTCTGTTGTTAAGGTGGTAATTTTGTGGCTTTTATGCGTGAAACTTTGCGTTAACATGCAACAGCaatgacaacaacaactacaacaactaaTACAATCACCTTCGTGGCAACAGTTACAATTACGACAGCAACTGATTGTCGTCGTATGTAGTAATTGCTGTTTTAGTTGATGTTgcggttgttgctgttgttttccaaacaatttgttgttggttttttctagCTGCCTTTGTTGTCTGGTTTTCTGCTGCCTGGAACTATAATGTTGCAATTGCTGCGGCCGTGTTATGGGCAACGGCTCGCCTAATAGAAAATCTCGTTGTTTTAGGTTGGCCGTTTTGTTGATATCTCTCTGTCAGTTGCGTTAGATTAGCAACTAACacctgttttgttttgtttattttattgtcaaaataAAGAAGAGTattagttttcaaataaaaatataatttattgctATTTGTGTGCGTCTCtttgttaacaaatatttaaatatgtaattattttGCTTAAGTTGTGAAATtggttttgtatattttttttatgttaattattagcaaaaaaaatgtaaatggctaaaaaataaagtagaaaatttcctttatggaaaaatttactGATAGTTTCTATTTAGCTTTGGCAAATACATACGTATAATTTTGGTAATATTATTTTGGCTTTAAGGACAGGAGGCAATTAAACTAGTATTTGTGGTATTTGCTAAATTCTTTAACATGGTACAAAAGCAGGCCACACATGAgatagataattttaaataactgtAGCGTTCGCTATAATTCGATTTTATGTCTAGTCATAGTACATAAATAAGCCTTGACTAAGAACAGATGACATTTCTTAACAAaacttttagattttttcatGTTCTAAAGTTTCACTGATCTCTCACCTCAACACTATAGTTGGTATTTTTGTATACGTACAACTAAGATTTCAAATCAAAtcggaattttatttaattttttgttttcgtttgtttttacaaacttttgtaaaaaatccCCTCATTATTAAATTgggattttccaaatttaatgAGTGTTGTGTTGTTGTGCAGTGTTTAACGTttcatttgattatttttaaatattaatggcCGGTTTCGTTTTCAAAGCAGCTAATTTAGAAAGGTAAATCAAAActactttatatatatattttttctctgctattactactactactattattttataatcagcattttttttataaatcatgcgaattttttatattaacttttccacaaataatgtaaataaatgtttataaataatactaaatacaattaaatttatattttatcttaATGAAAGCAAGAATggaaaaaaagttgttaataACGTCACTAAGGCGAGTGTTAAAGTGTTTTCTAGCTGTGTACAATAAAACTCATGCCAtgcctttttgaaaatttaaacattttaaatcacAAGGTTTCTCAAtgcgtgtttttttttgtatcgtttttgtttataaatccataaatatacattttacacCTGATACCATGATGATACTTTTTTGTATGGTCATTAATCGACACAGTAGTACAGTCGAACACGATTATAGAGAACTACCCAACAAAATTTTGgcaatgacttgcaattactaAATAACATACTTTGGAATCACCATCACATACCTTATGCTTTATTTAGAGGTAGTCCAataatgtacttttttataagaTATTTGTACGAGTACTTTCTGCTTTTAAGGATTGtttataactaaatttttttccctTTAAGTTCGTTATAATTGTGTTCAACtgtaatgtgtaaaaaaaacaaaaactatttaaaattctaaactGAAAGCCGTCTTAACGTCTAGGgggattttttgtttatttatatccaCATACATACATCGAACACTTTGTTTCGAGCCCAAGATttattgtatattatttattaaacaattaaaatgttgttaataGTTTATTAGTACAAGTTTACAAgaggattttatttaaatgtgaaTGATTTCAAATGCATTTATTTGTACAGCTCAGATGATTACTGAGTGATTGAGTAATGTCAGCGActtgtaaatatgtacattgttctacttaattattataaaattgaatatttatttcaagtaataaatatttaagttcCAGATGGTTTAATGATCtatgaaaataatataattaactGTTGAATGTTAGCTACACATGTGCCCTTGTTAgagattatttttttgatattgtgagAATTAAGGGGAAGGTGTTATTTATTCCCTAAAAGAGAACTGACACAAAACTAGTCCAATGATTTCTTTTGTAGGGGTTAGAGACTGAGAATAGTTCTAAGACTTTAGCCTTTTCTTACTCCATAATGATCAATGATTCTTAACCCAATTTTGTAACCAGGAATATAATAGgtatgtaattaaaaattactatcaataaaatgaatttatgaacctccACTCCTCTGATTTCGATAGTATTTGGTTTCTGtagccatacaaaatttaaatgtctCCAGAATTTCCAAATTCGCTGTAGTTTCTTCTTccattttctaaagattttccTAAAATATATGTCATTGTACGATTAAAAGCCATCTTgcattttctaaagattttccTCAATTACAAAGCATTGGATAGTTAACTCAACATAAAAACTCCAGAGTGGGACCATGAGGGGATCTCGACAAGATTTTCGTTTTGTAATATTTCGAAGAATAATCAAAAAtcttcaaattatatttttaggcATATCTTTATAATTAGTTGTCCGATTGTTATCAACTTAGTCTTATATATAGTCTTATATTATACATGAATGAAAAAGTATACTGGCAACATACGGATTCCTATCCaagagaactgctcatcttttgaggccaagaacgaatacaCTGTTTCAAAGTAAAGCCTATCCCAGagatagcgttctgcatcgattgaaacaaatagtaggtGGACGacgcacggtctggactataaagcgagtgAGTCAAAtcttcccaatcacttcattcgCTTGCTGTGCTGTGATGGTCACATTTCagctgctcataatagatatgaaagttttgctaccaccaaatacagagaattacctagGTGCcaaggatatttggctttgttgtcgattcggctggttaaccgggcttcacatacgatctattaaggttcgggttatcgcaatggattaatttttcatctcaagtaatgactcggtgcaaaaatgattttctttcatTGGGGTCGAACATAatttcgtctttcaaggtctctcggtttcaattcgaGTTTgagcaagcttttgttgagttttgcaacaatcttcatggcgTAGTGTCTgcaattattggtcttcaaacttttttggctggcctgggcgatctttgtctctCCAACCatctcgcactttgaaaccgatggaacacattcaccataagctttggt belongs to Calliphora vicina chromosome 4, idCalVici1.1, whole genome shotgun sequence and includes:
- the LOC135958298 gene encoding uncharacterized protein LOC135958298; the encoded protein is MLTQSFTHKSHKITTLTTDSYKQLFVLITMLLTVLSVQPSTFTMAAPLQQPQQYQLTQPQLHQQQHNLPHDTLHHSQLPDILLADEKVHRYDHHHNYIYHNHQRHRQQQQQQRHLQHQQLETDLIRNVEDEDDEEKIHKREISWHDYYNSIMQSQAINWYNPCGGFSKMDEKPVKRKRPPPIKKELRKLQNTIAKNYNLIKGTLHAINIRNMKQWDLGEQYSFLPKLNTNSSISLRRWHRQLQIYVAAFEYLRRAQLHFDYVRDSQESPFAHELNDLMKDARNILCNIEHAINNTTTRKSATNIDSLFISRTRMEGIFNFTTNIKYVSPLKWHQIKTDDKNWIVNEIDLRFAKSHYLGFVRKLMKILRMHTKRPGPIYLGKNGNGNKKQPEQNRQLQQQKKSQNRDKTKLRHSKNNSNKYYKENTFS